In the Aeromicrobium fastidiosum genome, CCTCGGTGCCCAGGCCGATGCGGACCGCTCGGTCAGCATGCCGACCGAGGTGCGCACGGCGACCTCCGCGCAGGTCGCCGCCGCCGCGGCGACGGCGCTGAAGGCCGACCACCCGATGTCGGCGCAGGACGTGCGCGACGCGACGAAGGTCGAGTCGCCGGACGACTCCCTGATCCTCAGCATCCGGTTCTCGGGGGCCTCGGCGTCGGAGGCCGCGGCGGGTGCCGATGCCGTCGCCGAGGCCTACCTCGAGACGCGTCGTGCCGATGCCGCCGCGCAGGTCGAGCGGCTCCGGAAGACGGCCCAGGAGCAGGTCGCCGCGGTGCAGGCGAGCACCGTCGCACCCGAGAACGCCGGAGCCGTCCAGCAGCGTGCGCTGGCGATCCAGGCCGATGCCGCCGGCACCCGCCTGGCCGAGCTCAGCAACACCGATGTCGACCCGGGCACGCTGATCGGCAAGGCCGACGTCCCCGACGAGGCCTCGAGCCCGGGGCTGGTCGCGCTGGGCCTGGCCGGCCTGTTCCTCGGCCTGCTCGCGGGCATCCCCGTGGCGCTGACCAAGAAGGAGGAGAACTCCGAGATCGGTGGCGTCGACGGCCTCCAGGCGATCGGCGACCAGATCGTGCTCGACGGCACCAAGGACACCAACCGTGCCGACACCTGGGACATCGCGGCGTTCATGCTGAAGATCCCCACCGACATCGGCATCGAGGACCCGTTCCTCATCATGGTCGACGCCGAGGAGGCCCCGGGCAGGACGATCACCCCGGGCCAGGAGCTCGTCGACGCGCTGTCCCGCCGCGGCCGCTCCGCCCGCTTCGTCGACGCCGGTGCGATCAACGAGGGCAAGATCAGCCGCGGGTGGCCGACCGACAAGAAGCGCGTGTCGTGGGCCGGCGAGATCATCATCATCGACACGACCAACCTGACGTCCGACGCCAACAAGGTGGCGCTGGCCACGCGGTCCGACTCGGTGCTCTTGGCCCGGTCGACGGCCGATGACGCAACGGCCCTGCGCCGCCTCGCCGGGCTGCTGCGGTCGAAGGGCGTCGACATCGCGCTGACCGCGCTGTTCCCGCCGCGGCCCGAGCTGATGACGCTCAACCGCTGAGCCTCTGAACCGCTGAGCCTCTGAACCGCTGAGTCCCCGGAGCCGGGTCGCCCCTCGAGGCGGCCCGGCTTCGTCGCCTCCGGGCACCGTCCCGTCAGCCGCTGCGGTGCCGGACGAGCTCGGTCAGACCGAGACGGTGGCGCAGCGGGACGCTCGCCGCGACGAAGAGGACGGCAGCCACGGCCGTCGCCGTCGCCATGACGGCCAGGGACTCGCCGGCCACGAGGCGCGCCGTCACGGTCGTGGCACCCACGAGACCGACGCTCAGCGCGACCGCCGTGCGCAGCTGGTGCCCGTGACCCGTCGGCCGGACGCCCATGAGGTGCTGCACCTGGTGGACGACCAGCGCGGTGTCGGCCAGGATCGTGACGGCCCAGGCGACCGCCGCCCCCTCGATGCCCCAGACCGGCACGAGCGTCACGGTGAGCACGACGTTGAGCGTCAGCGCGGCCGCCTTGTCGGCGAGCTGCCAGCTGCTGCGCCCGCCCATCAGCAGGATCGTCTGCACGGTGCCGGCCGCCGTCGCCAGCGCCATCGCCACGCTCAGCACCGTCAGTGACACCGCCCCGTCCTCGAACCCCGGTCCGAAGATCGACAGCACGGCCTCGGGGAACACCGCCAGGACGACGAAGAACGGCCACGACATCCAGATCATGGCCGCCGTCACGAGGCCGTAGACCTGTCGCGCCTCGTCGACGGCACCGCGGGCCAGCGCGGCACTGATCTGCGGTCCGACCGCGACGCGTGCAGCCTGCTGGACGATCTCGCCGACCCGCGCGCACCGGGTCACGACGGCGTAGATGCCTGCCTGCTCCGCCGACGTGAGCACTCCCACGAGGATCACGTCGAGCCACTCGAGCAGGATCTCGACCGTCGCGGACACCCCGCGGACCGCGCTGAACGTCCAGAAGTCGCGGGTGAGGCGTCGCCGGTCGACGTTCGAGGCGGGTGCCGTGCGCAGACCGCCGGCGCGACGCACCAGGAGGCGCAGGGCCACGGCGGTCGCGAGCACCAGCACGACAGGCACCGGGACGAGCCAGGCGGTCAGCACCGCCGCGGTCCCTCCGCCCGCCGTGACCACCACCAGCACGCCGCCCAGGCGGAGCACCGGAAGCGCGATGTTCTGCAGCACCGGGTACGACAGGACGTCGCCGAGACCCCGGGTGACCGCGAGCATCACCGCGACGAGCGACGACAGCACCGCGACGCCGGCAGCGACGATCACGAAGGTGCCGGACACATCGGGCAGGCGGACCGGCGAGAGCGCCACCGAGGCTGCCACGCCCGAGACCACGACGACACCGCCGACGACGACGGGGCGGACCGCGACGACGACCAGGTGCGGGACGTCCTGTGGACGTCCCGTCGCCCGGGCGACCGACAGATATCGGACGAGACCTGTGTCGGCACCGAGCTCGGCGACGTTGGACGCCACCATGAACACCGCGACGACGACGAAGTACGTGCCGGCACCCTCGGTGCCCAGCTGGTGCCCCACGACGGCCGCCAGCACCAGGCCGATGACCGACCCGGTCGCCCCACCGATCAGGTTGACCGCGCCCGACCAGGCGATACCGCGTGAGCCCTGCTCAGCCACCGGTCTCGATCGGGTCGAGACCGTGACGTCGCCTGAGCAGCACCGCGGCCACGAGCATGATCGACAACAGCTGCATGATGTCGAGCCCGTAGATCACGATGATGACCGAGGCGACGACCAGGACGCTGTGCAGCACGAGGTCGACGTCGCCGGGGGCACGCCACGTGCGCAGCGTCGTGCCCCACAGGAACGTCAGGAACAGCACGAGCCCGACGAAGCCGAAGCTGAACATCAGCATCCACACGTAGCCCTGCGTGCCGGCCGAGATCAGCGGCTCCGAGGCCGAGGGTCGCGGAGCGCCGTAGCCGAGCAGCGGCGACTGCAGGGTGCGCTCGAAGGTCTCCTGGTAGAGCGACCACCGCGTGCCCGACGAGTCGCCGTATTGCTGCCGCGTGCTGATCTGCCGCAGCAGCCCGTTGCCGATCAGCACGGTCGCGCCGATGCCGGCCAGTGCCGCGATCGCCAGCACGGGTGCCGCCCGGTCACGGGCCACGAGCCGCACGATGACGTAGACCGCGGCCAGCACGAGACCGGCGAACATGCCACGGTTGGATGTCGCCAGGGCCGGGGCGATCATCGCGACGAGACCCGCCACCACGACGACCCGGATGGCCAGCCGACGGGCCTGCAGGAAGCACGCCACCGCGACAGGTGTCAGCAGGACGATCGCCACGCCCCAGCTGTTGGCGTAGGGAAAGGGCGCTGACGGACGGACGAAGTCGACGGGCGAGCCGAAGGGGTGCTGCACCTCGGCCAGGGGCGGGAAGAACAGGTCGCGCACGTAGTCGTTGCCGGTCAGTCCCTCCGGCAGCAGGAGACCCACGGGGGTCGACAGCCGCGCCTCGGGGAACATGAGCCCGAGCAGGCCGCCGACGATCGTGAACAGCCACACGAAGGTCAAGCCGTCGACGATCTGCCGGCGCGTCAGCCGGACACCCGCGGAGATCGTGTAGACGAAGGCCGTTCCGACGATCAGCAGGATCGAGAACCGGTAGGCGTAGCCGAGCAGACGCGCGCCCGAGTCGATCATCGCGACGCAGGGCACGACCCAGATGACGAAGGCCGTGAACGCGTAGACGCCCGGCACGAGCCGCGTCGCGCGGTGGTGCACCAGGTACGACAGCATCACGACGGTCAGCGCCACGCCCGCGATGACGGTCGCCCCGAGCAGCCAGAAGACCGGGAACCCCCACAGCAGCGCGAGCACGGGCCAGGCCGGCAGGGCGTCGTGAACGTCGTCGACGACCGCCGCCCCACCCCGACGCGTGCCGACCTCAGAGCTCGTCATGCCTGCTCCCGGGGCAGCGCGCCCAGCTCACGGTGGCGCCGGACCACGGTGGCGACCAGCAGCAGCGCGTTGAGCGCCGCGAACATCCCGTAGACCGCGAGGTACGGCGTGGTCCAGGCCCACAGGAGCACGACGAGGTTGAGCAGGCCCGTGTCGGCCGGCGCCTGGATCCAGACACCGAAGCGGGGCACCGAGGCCGGACCGGCGACCGGATCGCGTCCGGCGAGCTGCTCGGCGAGGATCTGCGCGAAGAACCGGACGGACGACACGACGGCGAAGCCCAGCGGCACGAGCAGGACCACGTCGGGGACGTCAGCGAACCGGACCAGCCCGACCAGCACCGCGAGGTGGAACAGCAGGTGCCGTGCCGCGTCGACGACGTGGTCGAGCCACTCCCCCGCCGGCGACCCGGTGCCTCGCAGTCGCGCGAGCTGTCCGTCGGCCGAGTCGAGCGCGAAGCCGAGCTGCAACAGCACCGTCGCGCCGACCGCGACCGGTACGGACGGGGCCACGCCCACGAGCAGGCCAGCCGCGGCCAGGAAGGCGACGAAGCTCGCGGCGGTCAGCTGATCGGGGGTGGCACGGGTCTGCGCCACACCGGCGGCGATGCCCCGGCCGAGCCGGCGGTTGACGACGCGCATGTACCAGGGGACGCCGGCGCCGCTCTTCTGGGCACGGGCGAGAGCGTCGTAGTGGGCTCGCACCCCGGGACGATCGACCACGGGCGCGGTCACTTCGTCCCCGACAGCGCCAGGTCCATGCTCATTGAGGGAGTCAGGCGGTAGTTGGAGTGCACCTCGACCGCGACGGTGTTGGTGCCGTCGACCAGCAGGCTTGGCGGCACCGTGAACGTGACGGGGCTGGCCAGCGCCGTCGCGGTGCTCGGGGCCGATCCGGCGTAGGTGGTCGGGGTCAGGGCACCTGACGGGAGGTTGCTGCGACCGACCTCGGTGCCGTTGACGTAGACCGCGATGCCGTCGTCGGCCCGCGTCGTCAGCGTGAGCCGGGTCAACGACCCGACGTCCTGGGCCGTGAACTGGCGCCGGAAGTACGAGGTCAGCGGCCGCGTCGAGCCGGCCGGCACGTCGACGTTCGTCGCGATCGCGCCGGTGCCCCAGCCCAGAGCCGCCGAACCCGTGCGCCACGAGGCAGCGTCGAACGTCCTCGCGGTCCAGTCGGACGGCACCGTCACGGACTTGTCGACGAGGTACGACCACGTCGAGCCGGCGGCGACCAGCGGCACCGTCGTGACGGGCGCACCGGCAGGCGGCCCGACCACGGCCGTCGACGCCGACCGGTTGCCCCACGCATCGGCCGAGCGGACGGCGAAGCGGTCGGTGCTGACCGAGCCCGCGATCGTCAGCTCCTTGGACGTCGTGAGCCCCACGACCCGGTCGTTGCGCAGCACCTCGTAGGTCGTGCCGGACGGCGCCGACGAGCTCCACGTCAGGCGTGCGTCCGAGCCGCTGAGGGAGACCGCGAGGCTGTTGGGCCGGGACGGGGCCGTGTGCGGGCGCACCGCGAAGCGCGCGAACCCGCCGACCCACTGGTTGGCACCGTTCTCCTTGACGGCGCTGGTCAGCGTGCCGCCGGCCCACAGGGTGCCGTCGGAGGCGACCATCAGCGCCCAGGCACCGCGGCCCTCGCGGGCGCGCATCTCGGGCGTGAACTCGGGCGCGTAGTCGCCCGTCTTGGCGTCCCAGGCCCCGACGTAGTAGATCTTGTCGGCCTGCGACCACGAGATGTTGGTCGAGCCGGGCGTTGTCGTCGTGTCGAAGTCGGACGTGTCGGAGTAGTTCCAGTTCTCGCAGTGGCAGCCCCCGAACACCAGCCCGTTGCCGCCCGTGATGGCCTGGAGGTCACCGCCGTCCTTCGTGATGTGCGTGTTCTGCAGCGCCAACGTCGAGGCGCTGTAGGCGAACATGCTGTGCTGCGAGCCGCCCAGCCACACCTTGCCGCCGACCTGCTTCACCGCCTGCTGGTAGCGCGCGGAGCCCGCGGTGCTGAACGTCGGCTGCCACTCCTTGGCGCGGTTGGCCCCGGACGCCGTGCTGATCGCGGCTGCACGGTCGGCGACCGCGCCGCCGCGCATCGTCGTGAAGTAGCCCGAGAAGTAGACCGTCGTCCCGTCGTCGCTGACGTCGATCGCGGTGCCGGTGCCGTTGAAGTCGGGGTTCCAGGCGTTGTCGGCGATGCCGGTCGACAGGCTGATGCGTGCCCCGCCCTTGGCGTAGCGCTCCGCGGTGCCGGGGCGCAGCAGGTGCGTGAAGG is a window encoding:
- a CDS encoding Wzz/FepE/Etk N-terminal domain-containing protein; the encoded protein is MRPKDIAMATPTPPVQLTDLASSLRRHWTTVAATAVVGLLLGMAVSVVLPSRYDATATVSVNPITADPLGAQADADRSVSMPTEVRTATSAQVAAAAATALKADHPMSAQDVRDATKVESPDDSLILSIRFSGASASEAAAGADAVAEAYLETRRADAAAQVERLRKTAQEQVAAVQASTVAPENAGAVQQRALAIQADAAGTRLAELSNTDVDPGTLIGKADVPDEASSPGLVALGLAGLFLGLLAGIPVALTKKEENSEIGGVDGLQAIGDQIVLDGTKDTNRADTWDIAAFMLKIPTDIGIEDPFLIMVDAEEAPGRTITPGQELVDALSRRGRSARFVDAGAINEGKISRGWPTDKKRVSWAGEIIIIDTTNLTSDANKVALATRSDSVLLARSTADDATALRRLAGLLRSKGVDIALTALFPPRPELMTLNR
- a CDS encoding delta-60 repeat domain-containing protein — encoded protein: MRAHSQLTWRTGLRAAIALAVVSTGLTIAAAPASAAPVVDGLTQATAAASCWEIKKNDSSAPSQVYWILTPQLKVPTKIYCDQTTDGGGWALIGRGRDGWAYTYDGRGTAAEVAGTVTGTAAFSPRQLGSTVIDGLMGGKRIDDLTYGSGVRVRRARNAAGTDWQESRWTFRSGSRDRWSWALPAGFPLASFAIDGATGSGTTTRNFGTDDAYKRIWTAEDPANSYTRGFTYGSQVTGSTSATSYLYSKNGGGAYAVPFSQVFIRPKLLSSQLSFTTVPDAGTAPETIRAAPRNGALATEWGVTGIGAGGSAETSGEVQAFAQVGGTVYVGGNFTTVQKGASATGSDVVAQPYLAAFDATTGAYIRSFTPKLDNQVKSLVALPGGKLAVGGEFATVNGVSRAGLVVLDPSTGAVDTGFTTVLANRLTGGKVSVRGMDVSGGYLYLTGAFTHLLRPGTAERYAKGGARISLSTGIADNAWNPDFNGTGTAIDVSDDGTTVYFSGYFTTMRGGAVADRAAAISTASGANRAKEWQPTFSTAGSARYQQAVKQVGGKVWLGGSQHSMFAYSASTLALQNTHITKDGGDLQAITGGNGLVFGGCHCENWNYSDTSDFDTTTTPGSTNISWSQADKIYYVGAWDAKTGDYAPEFTPEMRAREGRGAWALMVASDGTLWAGGTLTSAVKENGANQWVGGFARFAVRPHTAPSRPNSLAVSLSGSDARLTWSSSAPSGTTYEVLRNDRVVGLTTSKELTIAGSVSTDRFAVRSADAWGNRSASTAVVGPPAGAPVTTVPLVAAGSTWSYLVDKSVTVPSDWTARTFDAASWRTGSAALGWGTGAIATNVDVPAGSTRPLTSYFRRQFTAQDVGSLTRLTLTTRADDGIAVYVNGTEVGRSNLPSGALTPTTYAGSAPSTATALASPVTFTVPPSLLVDGTNTVAVEVHSNYRLTPSMSMDLALSGTK
- a CDS encoding oligosaccharide flippase family protein, which translates into the protein MAEQGSRGIAWSGAVNLIGGATGSVIGLVLAAVVGHQLGTEGAGTYFVVVAVFMVASNVAELGADTGLVRYLSVARATGRPQDVPHLVVVAVRPVVVGGVVVVSGVAASVALSPVRLPDVSGTFVIVAAGVAVLSSLVAVMLAVTRGLGDVLSYPVLQNIALPVLRLGGVLVVVTAGGGTAAVLTAWLVPVPVVLVLATAVALRLLVRRAGGLRTAPASNVDRRRLTRDFWTFSAVRGVSATVEILLEWLDVILVGVLTSAEQAGIYAVVTRCARVGEIVQQAARVAVGPQISAALARGAVDEARQVYGLVTAAMIWMSWPFFVVLAVFPEAVLSIFGPGFEDGAVSLTVLSVAMALATAAGTVQTILLMGGRSSWQLADKAAALTLNVVLTVTLVPVWGIEGAAVAWAVTILADTALVVHQVQHLMGVRPTGHGHQLRTAVALSVGLVGATTVTARLVAGESLAVMATATAVAAVLFVAASVPLRHRLGLTELVRHRSG
- a CDS encoding CDP-alcohol phosphatidyltransferase family protein, which translates into the protein MTAPVVDRPGVRAHYDALARAQKSGAGVPWYMRVVNRRLGRGIAAGVAQTRATPDQLTAASFVAFLAAAGLLVGVAPSVPVAVGATVLLQLGFALDSADGQLARLRGTGSPAGEWLDHVVDAARHLLFHLAVLVGLVRFADVPDVVLLVPLGFAVVSSVRFFAQILAEQLAGRDPVAGPASVPRFGVWIQAPADTGLLNLVVLLWAWTTPYLAVYGMFAALNALLLVATVVRRHRELGALPREQA
- a CDS encoding O-antigen ligase family protein; the encoded protein is MTSSEVGTRRGGAAVVDDVHDALPAWPVLALLWGFPVFWLLGATVIAGVALTVVMLSYLVHHRATRLVPGVYAFTAFVIWVVPCVAMIDSGARLLGYAYRFSILLIVGTAFVYTISAGVRLTRRQIVDGLTFVWLFTIVGGLLGLMFPEARLSTPVGLLLPEGLTGNDYVRDLFFPPLAEVQHPFGSPVDFVRPSAPFPYANSWGVAIVLLTPVAVACFLQARRLAIRVVVVAGLVAMIAPALATSNRGMFAGLVLAAVYVIVRLVARDRAAPVLAIAALAGIGATVLIGNGLLRQISTRQQYGDSSGTRWSLYQETFERTLQSPLLGYGAPRPSASEPLISAGTQGYVWMLMFSFGFVGLVLFLTFLWGTTLRTWRAPGDVDLVLHSVLVVASVIIVIYGLDIMQLLSIMLVAAVLLRRRHGLDPIETGG